A genomic segment from Stappia indica encodes:
- a CDS encoding aspartate dehydrogenase, translating to MTANIAIIGFGSITRTLLASLAGNGAVRVKNIVVRPERIGAPDHSWQDARFVSSIGELEADVDTVIEAAGHAALRQHAGDVVASGRRLVLASSGALADDAFRKGLEKTARETGAEIHVVSGAIGALDALATAQIAGRQAVHYTGIKPSRAWRGTPAEHCVDLDALEAPTTFFTGSAREVARLYPANANVAATVALAGPGFDATTVSLIADPDAALNRHVVEADGVLGSFRFETTATPLSINPRTSGTTVFSILSFLNSGSNSVRLV from the coding sequence GTGACGGCAAACATCGCGATCATCGGCTTCGGCAGCATCACCCGGACGCTGCTCGCCTCGCTCGCCGGCAACGGGGCCGTGCGCGTCAAGAACATCGTCGTTCGCCCCGAGCGCATCGGCGCGCCGGACCACAGCTGGCAGGACGCCCGTTTCGTTAGTTCCATCGGGGAGCTGGAAGCGGATGTCGACACGGTGATCGAAGCGGCCGGCCATGCGGCGCTGAGGCAGCATGCCGGCGATGTGGTGGCGAGCGGCCGCCGTCTGGTGCTCGCCTCCTCCGGCGCGCTGGCGGACGATGCGTTCCGAAAGGGGCTGGAGAAGACGGCGCGCGAAACCGGCGCGGAGATCCACGTGGTCAGCGGCGCCATCGGCGCGCTCGATGCGCTGGCGACGGCGCAGATCGCCGGCCGGCAGGCGGTGCACTATACCGGCATCAAGCCGAGCCGCGCCTGGCGCGGCACGCCGGCCGAACACTGCGTCGATCTCGATGCGCTGGAAGCCCCGACGACCTTCTTCACCGGCTCGGCGCGCGAGGTGGCCCGGCTCTACCCGGCCAATGCCAATGTCGCCGCGACCGTCGCCCTGGCCGGCCCCGGCTTCGACGCGACGACCGTCTCGCTGATCGCGGATCCCGATGCGGCGCTCAACCGCCACGTGGTGGAAGCGGACGGCGTGCTCGGCAGCTTCCGCTTCGAGACGACCGCAACCCCCTTGAGCATCAACCCGCGCACCTCCGGCACGACGGTCTTCAGCATCCTGTCGTTCCTGAACAGCGGCTCGAATTCGGTGAGGCTGGTGTAG
- a CDS encoding VOC family protein, with amino-acid sequence METTRLHRGRLIDHIQLVVRDLKASETFYTAVLSVLDIPVVSTGNGYFMADELVVSSPDSVTASGSLTGRHHIALQAKDRESVDAFHRTGLENGGRDNGAPGLRAYHPGYYAAFLLDPDGNNIEAVYQGEAQRNVPSVTIDF; translated from the coding sequence ATGGAAACCACCCGACTGCATCGCGGCCGCCTGATCGATCACATCCAGCTTGTGGTGCGCGATCTGAAGGCGAGCGAGACCTTCTACACGGCGGTCCTGTCGGTGCTGGATATCCCCGTCGTCAGCACGGGCAACGGCTACTTCATGGCAGACGAACTCGTCGTCTCCTCTCCCGACAGCGTCACGGCATCGGGCAGCCTGACCGGGCGGCACCACATCGCCCTCCAGGCGAAGGACCGCGAGAGCGTCGACGCCTTCCACCGCACCGGGCTGGAAAATGGCGGCCGCGACAACGGCGCCCCCGGCCTGCGGGCCTATCACCCGGGCTACTATGCAGCCTTCCTGCTCGACCCGGACGGGAACAATATCGAGGCGGTCTACCAGGGCGAGGCCCAGCGCAACGTGCCCTCGGTCACCATCGATTTCTAG
- a CDS encoding alpha/beta fold hydrolase yields the protein MAFADIENGRLHYEVLGQGRPLFLVSGLGGVGEFWRAQAERLARDFRVVLHDHRGTGQSETQTCDYTVELMAGDVLALMDHLGIERASFVGHSTGGIIAQTLAIAHPGRVDDLVLSASWAHGDAYFRSLFGLRLAVLKGLGLEAYEQFGRLFRYPPWYFGEEPEALTPTVGESGSEEIIASRIGVLLDFDSRAELPRISSRTLVIGAEDDAITPRYLWNELAQNIPNAVLTTLPTGGHFCPQTQPDLYHRHLHDFLVAGRATSPIAAASQ from the coding sequence TTGGCCTTTGCAGATATCGAAAACGGGCGCCTCCACTACGAGGTGCTCGGGCAGGGACGCCCCCTGTTTCTCGTCTCCGGTCTCGGCGGCGTCGGCGAGTTCTGGCGCGCCCAGGCCGAGCGTCTGGCGCGCGACTTTCGCGTCGTCCTGCACGACCACCGCGGGACGGGGCAGAGCGAGACGCAGACCTGCGACTACACGGTCGAGCTGATGGCCGGCGACGTGCTGGCCCTGATGGACCATCTCGGCATCGAGCGGGCCTCCTTCGTCGGCCACTCGACCGGCGGCATCATCGCCCAGACCCTGGCGATCGCCCATCCCGGGCGGGTCGACGACCTGGTGCTCAGCGCCTCCTGGGCGCATGGCGATGCCTATTTCCGCAGCCTGTTCGGCCTTCGTCTCGCCGTCCTCAAGGGGCTCGGGCTCGAGGCCTACGAGCAGTTCGGCCGGCTGTTCCGCTATCCGCCCTGGTATTTCGGCGAGGAGCCCGAGGCCCTGACCCCGACGGTCGGCGAAAGCGGCAGCGAGGAGATCATCGCCAGCCGCATCGGCGTACTGCTCGACTTCGATTCCCGCGCCGAGCTGCCGCGCATCTCCTCGCGCACCCTGGTGATCGGCGCCGAGGACGACGCGATCACCCCGCGATACCTGTGGAACGAGCTGGCGCAGAACATTCCGAACGCGGTGCTGACCACGCTGCCGACCGGCGGGCATTTCTGCCCGCAGACCCAGCCGGACCTCTACCATCGCCACCTGCACGACTTCCTGGTCGCAGGCCGGGCGACCTCCCCCATCGCAGCCGCCAGTCAATAG
- a CDS encoding TRAP transporter large permease, whose amino-acid sequence MDTNLVMFLGFGLTLVLCALRVPIGLAMGSSGILGFGLLTGFEPAFRLVSHSVISTFSDYTMGLIPLFILMGAVAVASGISADLFRAAQLWFGGFRGGLAAATIASCGGFAAICGSSAATAATMTRLALPEMTRYGYSERLATGVIAAGGTLGVLIPPSIALAIYGLLTQQSIGLLFMAGVVPGIIAIGFYMLTARLWLMRRPQDAPAGIVPPLRERVVSLTRLSPIILLCLTVIGGIYGGIFTPTEAGAVGATGAIVIAFASRRFSFERLFISLTESVRTAAAILTILAGALLFGYFLTITQTPQKVAQVLLDADLGAYGTLLVILAVMLVLGCVMDSAAVVILTVPIVYPIITQLGFDPIWFGVIVTMTVEIGMISPPFGLNVFVIKGISKNTDIWEIYKGVAPFIVADILRIAVMILFPSLVLFLPNLLR is encoded by the coding sequence CTGGACACCAACCTCGTGATGTTCCTCGGGTTCGGTCTGACCTTGGTGCTGTGCGCGCTGCGCGTGCCCATCGGCCTTGCCATGGGCAGCTCGGGCATCCTCGGCTTCGGCCTGCTGACCGGGTTCGAGCCCGCCTTCCGCCTGGTCTCCCATTCGGTCATCTCGACCTTTTCCGACTACACGATGGGCCTGATCCCGCTGTTCATCCTGATGGGTGCGGTCGCGGTCGCCTCGGGCATCAGCGCCGACCTGTTCCGCGCCGCCCAGCTGTGGTTCGGCGGCTTCCGCGGCGGGCTCGCGGCGGCGACCATCGCCTCCTGCGGCGGCTTTGCCGCGATCTGCGGCTCGTCGGCTGCGACCGCTGCAACCATGACCCGCCTCGCCCTGCCGGAGATGACCCGCTACGGCTATTCCGAGCGCCTGGCCACCGGCGTCATCGCCGCCGGCGGCACGCTCGGCGTGCTCATCCCGCCCTCCATCGCGCTCGCCATCTACGGGCTCCTGACCCAGCAGAGCATCGGCCTGCTGTTCATGGCCGGCGTGGTGCCGGGCATCATCGCCATCGGCTTCTACATGCTGACCGCACGGCTGTGGCTGATGCGCCGCCCCCAGGATGCGCCGGCCGGCATCGTGCCGCCCTTGCGCGAGCGCGTCGTCAGCCTCACCCGGCTCAGCCCGATCATTCTGCTCTGCCTCACCGTGATCGGCGGCATTTATGGCGGCATCTTCACGCCGACAGAGGCGGGCGCCGTCGGCGCCACCGGCGCCATCGTCATCGCCTTCGCCTCGCGGCGCTTTTCCTTCGAGCGCCTGTTCATCTCGCTGACCGAGAGCGTGCGCACGGCCGCCGCGATCCTGACGATCCTCGCCGGCGCCCTGCTGTTCGGCTACTTCCTGACGATCACCCAGACGCCGCAGAAGGTGGCGCAGGTGCTGCTGGATGCCGATCTCGGCGCCTATGGCACGCTGCTGGTGATCCTTGCCGTGATGCTGGTGCTGGGCTGCGTGATGGACTCGGCCGCGGTCGTCATCCTCACCGTGCCGATCGTCTATCCGATCATCACCCAGCTCGGCTTCGACCCGATCTGGTTCGGCGTGATCGTCACCATGACCGTCGAGATCGGCATGATCAGTCCGCCCTTCGGCCTGAACGTCTTCGTCATCAAGGGCATATCGAAGAACACCGACATCTGGGAAATCTACAAGGGCGTCGCGCCGTTCATCGTCGCCGACATCCTCCGCATCGCCGTGATGATCCTGTTCCCCTCGCTCGTCCTGTTCCTGCCGAACCTGCTTCGGTAG
- a CDS encoding DUF1963 domain-containing protein has translation MKPLGRPFLLFVSMATITVHFGTGLLASFTEQVPPAVAAMDTVLGVGLVSWLGHFGTLAFLAFLTVLLPILAYRQNLHEKRLAQPPHRIIKPARTQRMVGKAPKAGISPEDKKFVSELFMGAAEAVRRGREMAAANERPSLFVRLVPRVPIVSGVPACSWLGGNPSLPAGTSWPLCEGQPAAFLAQIDCSSLPPGLWEGAGPRTGWLSFFFGVENDRIVAKVLHTLDLGRPVEPPSAVGFQFFLSHQTWETDVDWPIPKGTPQWPVDVVQVSRQEEDPWIWRYGASDKDDNPRSIRYRTGASLNDPGLKPFDWTTTLLMLDTAAAHAQSHVKRSEKSLASVQKALDHVSANPERYGDLDAARARIKSHALGDDHRASVWKACELKVRALRARVAEDAARLPFSEALLDDVIVELSTIELQRRDGEPAARAFRMERPPNSGLGYWLYSWESIAQSHAKHLYVSDPQMLPPAWRENLEAQAAFDAQREMGIMCEVPYGYVHEFTIGREVTLLELPTSDLLNWKWGDVDNLVLTIQKSDLVRNNFSRINAQITN, from the coding sequence ATGAAACCACTGGGGCGGCCCTTCCTCCTCTTCGTCTCCATGGCGACAATTACGGTTCACTTCGGCACCGGTCTGCTCGCAAGTTTCACCGAGCAGGTCCCGCCTGCGGTCGCAGCCATGGACACGGTGCTAGGCGTTGGCTTGGTGTCCTGGCTCGGCCATTTCGGCACCTTGGCATTCCTGGCGTTCCTGACAGTTCTCTTGCCGATTTTGGCATATCGTCAGAACCTGCATGAGAAGCGGTTGGCTCAACCTCCGCATCGGATCATCAAGCCGGCGCGTACGCAGCGCATGGTCGGTAAAGCGCCCAAAGCCGGCATCAGCCCGGAAGACAAGAAGTTTGTGTCGGAATTGTTTATGGGCGCGGCTGAAGCAGTTCGGCGCGGCAGGGAGATGGCGGCGGCGAACGAGCGGCCGAGCCTTTTCGTGCGTCTGGTACCACGGGTCCCGATAGTCTCCGGTGTGCCGGCATGCAGTTGGTTGGGTGGCAATCCATCGCTTCCGGCTGGCACGAGCTGGCCGCTCTGTGAGGGGCAGCCGGCGGCATTCTTGGCGCAGATTGACTGTTCCAGTCTTCCTCCCGGCTTGTGGGAAGGCGCTGGACCGCGCACCGGCTGGCTGTCCTTTTTCTTTGGCGTCGAAAACGACCGTATCGTGGCGAAGGTACTCCACACCCTGGATCTCGGTCGTCCGGTGGAGCCGCCCTCGGCGGTTGGCTTTCAGTTTTTCCTCTCCCACCAGACATGGGAAACGGACGTGGATTGGCCGATCCCAAAGGGAACTCCGCAATGGCCTGTCGATGTGGTCCAGGTGTCCAGGCAGGAAGAGGACCCCTGGATCTGGCGGTATGGTGCCTCCGACAAAGACGACAATCCGCGCTCTATTCGCTACCGAACAGGGGCCAGTCTCAATGATCCCGGTTTGAAGCCGTTCGACTGGACGACGACCTTGTTGATGCTCGACACCGCGGCCGCCCACGCGCAGTCGCATGTGAAACGATCGGAAAAAAGCCTCGCCAGCGTACAAAAAGCCCTGGACCACGTTTCTGCTAATCCTGAGCGCTATGGCGATTTAGACGCCGCACGCGCGCGAATAAAATCTCACGCCTTAGGCGACGATCATCGCGCATCCGTCTGGAAGGCATGTGAACTCAAGGTGAGGGCGTTGCGCGCAAGAGTGGCAGAAGATGCGGCGCGTCTTCCGTTTTCGGAGGCGCTGCTTGACGATGTGATCGTCGAGCTCTCAACCATAGAGCTGCAACGGCGCGACGGGGAACCTGCCGCAAGAGCTTTTCGGATGGAGCGTCCGCCAAACTCAGGATTGGGATATTGGCTGTATAGCTGGGAATCGATCGCACAGAGCCATGCAAAGCATCTGTATGTGTCGGACCCTCAAATGTTGCCGCCCGCGTGGCGTGAAAATCTGGAAGCGCAGGCCGCATTTGATGCTCAGCGCGAAATGGGAATAATGTGTGAGGTGCCTTACGGGTATGTGCATGAGTTTACGATCGGTAGAGAAGTGACGCTTTTGGAGCTGCCCACAAGTGATCTTTTGAATTGGAAGTGGGGTGACGTTGATAATCTCGTGCTGACTATTCAGAAATCGGATCTCGTTCGTAATAACTTCAGTAGAATAAACGCTCAAATCACAAATTGA
- a CDS encoding PLP-dependent aminotransferase family protein, translating to MFKHSQLESVKAWIAHPAHAAMPLHARIQRAIRQLIVDGALGPGKPLPASRALAASLSVSRDTVEAAYGQLHAEGFIERRVGSGSFVSQMSEFTPGHRQSRRDALARHRAPALSRRGAAVFRGGGVREMLDPRPFAPGVPETRTFPLALWERLERQVVKEVGTQALAHGDPQGTEPLRRAIADYVNLERGARATADRVLVLTSSQQAMSLCATMLLDPGDPIFIEDPAYYGARKAFDAAGLDCVPVRVDRQGIAVEQIAAEAREVKAVYLTPSHQFPTGATLALDRRLALIEWAARQQAWIIEDDYDSEFHYAGKPTACVQGLDPHDRTIYIGTFTKSLFPGLRIGYVVLPPQLVKPMTTARTLLDGHSAPLPQLTLARFMEGGHFGAHVRTMRGIYAERLDILARLVRTHLGDFVEPRVPIGGLQMPCALTGTLSERAAIDAARHVGIELLGLSALHALGKPETGVLMGFAAYTPAEIETAVRKLATAYR from the coding sequence TTGTTCAAGCACTCCCAACTGGAATCGGTGAAGGCGTGGATCGCCCATCCCGCCCATGCGGCGATGCCGCTTCATGCGCGGATCCAGCGGGCTATCCGCCAGTTGATCGTCGATGGCGCGCTGGGGCCGGGCAAGCCGCTGCCGGCCTCGCGGGCGCTTGCCGCATCGCTCAGCGTGTCTCGCGATACGGTGGAGGCGGCCTACGGACAGCTTCATGCGGAGGGCTTCATCGAGCGCCGGGTCGGCAGCGGCAGCTTCGTCTCGCAGATGAGCGAGTTCACGCCGGGACACCGGCAGTCCCGCCGCGACGCGCTCGCACGCCATCGGGCGCCGGCCCTCAGCCGGCGCGGGGCGGCCGTGTTCCGCGGCGGCGGGGTGCGCGAGATGCTGGACCCGCGCCCGTTCGCGCCCGGCGTGCCGGAAACCCGCACCTTTCCCCTGGCGCTGTGGGAACGGCTGGAACGGCAGGTCGTCAAGGAGGTCGGTACCCAGGCGCTGGCTCATGGCGATCCGCAGGGAACCGAGCCGCTGCGCCGAGCCATCGCCGACTATGTGAACCTGGAGCGCGGGGCGCGCGCCACCGCCGACCGGGTGCTGGTCCTCACCAGCTCGCAGCAGGCCATGTCGCTGTGCGCCACCATGCTGCTCGATCCCGGCGATCCCATCTTCATCGAGGACCCCGCCTATTACGGCGCGCGCAAGGCGTTCGACGCGGCCGGGCTCGACTGCGTGCCCGTGCGCGTGGACCGGCAGGGCATTGCCGTCGAGCAGATCGCAGCGGAGGCACGCGAGGTCAAGGCCGTGTACCTGACGCCATCGCATCAGTTCCCGACCGGCGCGACGCTGGCGCTGGATCGCCGCCTGGCGCTGATCGAATGGGCCGCCCGGCAGCAGGCGTGGATCATCGAGGACGATTACGACAGCGAGTTCCACTATGCCGGCAAGCCGACGGCCTGCGTGCAGGGTCTCGATCCCCATGATCGCACCATCTATATCGGCACCTTCACCAAGTCGCTCTTTCCGGGCCTGCGGATCGGTTATGTGGTGCTGCCGCCGCAGCTGGTGAAACCGATGACGACGGCGCGCACGCTGCTCGACGGGCATTCCGCGCCGCTGCCGCAGCTGACGCTCGCCCGTTTCATGGAAGGCGGGCATTTCGGCGCCCATGTCCGCACCATGCGCGGCATCTATGCCGAGCGGCTCGACATTCTGGCGCGCCTCGTGCGCACGCATCTGGGGGATTTCGTCGAACCGCGGGTTCCCATCGGCGGGTTGCAGATGCCCTGCGCCCTGACCGGCACCCTGTCGGAGCGCGCCGCCATCGACGCGGCGCGGCATGTCGGGATCGAGCTTCTGGGACTGTCCGCCCTGCATGCCCTCGGCAAACCCGAAACGGGGGTCCTGATGGGCTTTGCCGCCTACACGCCGGCCGAGATCGAGACCGCGGTCCGCAAGCTGGCAACCGCGTATCGCTGA
- a CDS encoding TRAP transporter small permease, with product MRTLKTILEAVPAVLLLAMALLTSVSAATRYLINTPVPDEFEISRMLLSIVVCWGMAAAFHYNDHIRLDVFWGRAGPLARRILSRTGTVLSLVIVGIYSVALLFKVLDTMKAGLLTIDLGLSVWGFQFAAWLGTLASVAVLLAQTIWPPAHLVDEQPIDPAL from the coding sequence ATGCGAACTCTGAAGACCATTCTGGAAGCTGTGCCAGCGGTTCTGCTGCTCGCCATGGCGCTTCTCACCTCCGTGTCGGCCGCGACGCGCTACCTGATCAACACGCCGGTTCCCGACGAATTCGAGATCTCGCGCATGCTGCTCAGCATCGTCGTCTGCTGGGGCATGGCCGCCGCCTTCCACTACAACGACCATATCCGCCTGGACGTGTTCTGGGGCCGCGCCGGCCCGCTCGCCCGCAGGATCCTGTCGCGCACCGGCACCGTTCTCAGCCTCGTCATCGTCGGCATCTATTCGGTGGCGCTGCTCTTCAAGGTGCTCGACACGATGAAGGCCGGCCTGCTGACCATCGACCTCGGCCTGTCGGTCTGGGGGTTCCAGTTCGCCGCCTGGCTCGGGACGCTTGCCTCCGTCGCCGTGCTGCTCGCCCAGACCATCTGGCCGCCCGCGCATCTCGTCGACGAACAGCCCATCGACCCGGCGCTGTAA
- a CDS encoding amidase codes for MWKSKELPELLRTVADYRDYGHLDRIPQWEERLRVNELELRQFAALPHEEAQPQFAAGLPAAAEKPAAAPLSEGAPGTALAIAASVRRGEASVSEIAEAYIARAEAAADMNLFTAFDADLVRKEARALDERAAKGEDLGPLAGVPVPVKDYMFVRGYPRTGGTRALPASLDHDDAPVVANLRAAGALIGGMTNLHELAYGATGINPHFGAVANPGHPGHIIGGSSSGSAGAIAAGLAPVAVGTDTSGSIRLPSALCGATGFKPSYESISREGVMPLAWSLDHVGPIAGNVRDAALLFAVMAGRTPETCVPPSDLKIGRLRFGKPTNHFYDEVDGEILARLESLITLLAGEGHAIVPTPLSAVENCLPIHVQTVSAEASQAYWQALAEHPELLGEDVRVRLEVGQFLAAVDYVKAQRLRTVQRDALQAAFADVDVLITPTIATTAPTIGATSVIIDGAERPLHPALTRFTTPFNQSGLPAITLPCGVNSAGLPIGVQLAGAFGSDEQLLRIAAEVERVIAKMLA; via the coding sequence ATGTGGAAGAGCAAGGAACTGCCGGAACTGCTTCGCACCGTCGCCGACTATCGCGACTACGGGCACCTCGACCGCATTCCGCAGTGGGAGGAGCGCCTGCGCGTCAACGAGCTGGAGCTGCGCCAGTTCGCCGCCCTGCCGCATGAGGAGGCCCAGCCGCAGTTCGCCGCCGGCCTGCCCGCGGCCGCCGAAAAGCCCGCCGCCGCTCCCTTGAGCGAAGGCGCGCCCGGCACCGCCCTTGCCATTGCCGCCAGCGTGCGGCGGGGCGAGGCCTCCGTGTCGGAGATCGCCGAGGCCTATATCGCCCGCGCGGAAGCCGCCGCCGACATGAACCTCTTCACCGCCTTCGACGCCGATCTGGTGCGCAAGGAGGCCCGCGCCCTCGACGAGCGTGCGGCGAAGGGCGAGGATCTCGGCCCGCTCGCCGGTGTGCCGGTTCCGGTCAAGGACTACATGTTCGTGCGCGGCTATCCGCGCACCGGCGGCACCAGGGCGTTGCCCGCGAGCCTCGACCACGACGATGCGCCGGTCGTCGCCAACCTGCGGGCGGCCGGCGCCCTGATCGGCGGCATGACCAACCTGCACGAGCTCGCCTATGGCGCGACCGGCATCAACCCGCATTTCGGCGCCGTCGCCAATCCCGGCCATCCCGGCCACATCATCGGCGGCTCCAGTTCCGGCTCGGCCGGCGCGATCGCGGCCGGCCTTGCGCCGGTTGCGGTCGGCACCGACACGTCCGGCTCGATCCGCCTGCCGTCCGCGCTGTGCGGGGCGACCGGCTTCAAGCCGAGCTACGAGAGCATCAGCCGCGAGGGCGTGATGCCGCTGGCCTGGTCGCTCGACCATGTCGGGCCGATTGCCGGCAACGTGCGCGATGCCGCGCTACTCTTCGCCGTGATGGCCGGGCGCACGCCGGAAACCTGCGTTCCCCCGTCCGACCTGAAGATCGGACGCCTGCGCTTCGGCAAGCCGACCAACCATTTCTACGACGAGGTCGACGGCGAGATCCTTGCCCGCCTGGAGAGCCTGATCACCCTGCTCGCCGGCGAAGGCCATGCCATCGTTCCCACGCCCTTGAGCGCAGTCGAAAACTGCCTGCCGATCCATGTCCAGACGGTCAGTGCCGAGGCCTCGCAGGCCTATTGGCAAGCGCTGGCGGAGCATCCCGAGCTGCTCGGCGAGGACGTGCGGGTGCGGCTCGAGGTCGGGCAGTTCCTCGCCGCCGTCGACTATGTCAAGGCGCAGCGCCTGCGCACGGTGCAGCGCGATGCGCTGCAGGCCGCCTTCGCCGATGTCGACGTGCTGATCACCCCGACGATTGCGACCACCGCCCCGACGATCGGCGCGACCAGCGTGATCATCGACGGTGCCGAGCGGCCGCTGCACCCGGCGCTGACCCGCTTCACCACGCCGTTCAACCAGTCCGGCCTGCCGGCGATCACCCTGCCCTGCGGCGTCAACTCGGCCGGCCTGCCCATCGGCGTGCAGCTTGCCGGCGCCTTCGGCAGCGACGAGCAGCTGCTGCGCATCGCTGCCGAGGTCGAGCGCGTCATCGCCAAGATGCTGGCCTGA
- a CDS encoding IclR family transcriptional regulator has product MSEKTTESRDLLERQLQLLELVARNPDGLGFSGLQTALDLPKASIHRLIAGLVKADCIAVGGADADGEPGEGTGRGRKVYMLGNRIRRLLGSAVDPQQIVALSQTVLHRLAEEFKESAFLSVLRGDRVETAVLVTPAKDAHGFVNPGRIMPAHAAASAKAIFAFRDEAEWDRILKQELTALTDLTLTSPAAVKKEYRAVRESGIAYCREEIDRGLMGIAAPLHLPQIGVIYAVSIVGPSNRIREHDEKQLEASLIKAAGELSEIFTANLRIDRA; this is encoded by the coding sequence GTGTCGGAGAAGACAACCGAAAGTCGCGATCTTCTGGAGCGCCAGCTGCAGCTGCTGGAACTGGTGGCGCGCAATCCCGACGGGCTGGGCTTCAGCGGCTTGCAGACGGCGCTGGACCTGCCGAAGGCCTCCATCCACCGGCTGATCGCCGGGCTGGTCAAGGCCGACTGCATCGCCGTCGGCGGCGCCGATGCGGACGGCGAGCCGGGCGAGGGCACGGGGCGCGGGCGCAAGGTCTACATGCTCGGCAACCGCATCCGCCGGTTGCTCGGCAGCGCCGTCGACCCGCAGCAGATCGTCGCCCTGTCGCAGACGGTGCTGCATCGCCTGGCGGAGGAGTTCAAGGAATCCGCCTTCCTGTCGGTGCTGCGCGGCGACCGCGTCGAGACCGCGGTGCTGGTGACCCCGGCCAAGGACGCGCACGGCTTCGTCAATCCCGGACGGATCATGCCGGCCCATGCCGCCGCCTCCGCCAAGGCGATCTTCGCCTTTCGCGACGAGGCCGAATGGGACCGCATCCTCAAGCAGGAGCTCACCGCCCTGACCGACCTGACGCTGACCTCGCCGGCGGCGGTGAAGAAGGAATACCGGGCGGTGCGCGAGAGCGGCATCGCCTATTGCCGCGAGGAGATCGACCGCGGGCTGATGGGCATCGCCGCCCCGCTGCACCTGCCGCAGATCGGCGTGATCTACGCCGTCTCCATCGTCGGCCCGAGCAACCGCATCCGCGAACACGACGAAAAGCAGCTGGAAGCCTCGCTGATCAAGGCGGCCGGCGAGCTGTCGGAAATTTTCACCGCCAATTTGAGGATCGACAGGGCGTGA
- a CDS encoding TRAP transporter substrate-binding protein — MRKFKKFTGALGVALMGACALTTASMAEDAQVRLRLSHNLPTNNALHYGVLEPWAKSIGEASNGSIAIDIFPAQQMGPAKDHYNMARDGIVDIAFYLVGIEPGRFPIVSAAEIPFLVSANDRGSRALYEWYMPYAETEMADVKVCNTFYDGGGTVHAKKKIERPADLAGLKIRSPNVMAAELYRLGGASPIQMSANDAAEAVERGVVDAISFPWKLLQALGADRTLHYHMDTTLYSLATAILINKGSYERLSDAQKAVIDSHCSADWSEKLPVAWTNFENEGREVLLGKPEHDVYKLTDEQLGEWKELAKGVQAKWAADVAGKGVDGEKVFGDLKTLLEKYDAAY, encoded by the coding sequence ATGAGGAAGTTCAAGAAGTTCACCGGTGCGCTCGGCGTCGCGCTGATGGGGGCCTGCGCCCTGACGACGGCGAGCATGGCGGAAGACGCGCAGGTCCGCCTGCGCCTGTCGCACAACCTGCCGACCAACAATGCGCTGCATTACGGCGTGCTGGAGCCCTGGGCGAAGTCCATCGGCGAGGCGTCGAACGGCTCGATCGCCATCGACATTTTCCCGGCGCAGCAGATGGGTCCGGCCAAGGACCACTACAACATGGCGCGCGACGGCATCGTCGACATCGCCTTCTACCTGGTCGGCATCGAGCCGGGCCGTTTCCCCATCGTTTCGGCGGCGGAGATCCCGTTCCTCGTCTCGGCCAACGACCGCGGCTCGCGGGCGCTGTACGAATGGTACATGCCCTATGCCGAGACCGAGATGGCCGACGTCAAGGTCTGCAACACCTTCTATGACGGCGGCGGCACCGTCCACGCCAAGAAGAAGATCGAGCGTCCGGCCGATCTCGCCGGCCTGAAGATCCGCTCTCCCAACGTGATGGCGGCCGAGCTCTATCGCCTCGGCGGCGCCTCGCCGATCCAGATGTCGGCGAACGATGCGGCCGAGGCCGTAGAGCGCGGCGTCGTCGACGCGATCTCCTTCCCGTGGAAGCTGCTCCAGGCGCTCGGCGCCGACCGCACCCTGCACTACCACATGGACACGACGCTCTACTCGCTGGCCACCGCGATCCTGATCAACAAGGGCTCCTACGAGCGCCTGTCCGATGCGCAGAAGGCCGTGATCGACAGCCATTGCAGCGCCGACTGGTCGGAAAAGCTGCCCGTCGCCTGGACAAACTTCGAGAACGAGGGCCGCGAGGTCCTGCTCGGCAAGCCGGAGCATGACGTCTACAAGCTCACCGACGAACAGCTCGGCGAGTGGAAGGAGCTTGCCAAGGGCGTCCAGGCCAAGTGGGCCGCCGATGTCGCGGGCAAGGGTGTCGACGGCGAGAAGGTGTTCGGCGACCTGAAGACGCTGCTCGAAAAGTACGACGCCGCCTACTGA